Proteins found in one Muntiacus reevesi chromosome 2, mMunRee1.1, whole genome shotgun sequence genomic segment:
- the TMEM230 gene encoding transmembrane protein 230 isoform X2: protein MMPSRTNLATGIPSSKVKYSRLSSTDDGYIDLQFKKSPPKIPYKAIALATVLFLIGAFLIIIGSLLLAGHISKGGADRAVPVLIIGILVFLPGFYHLRIAYYASKGYRGYSYDDIPDFDD from the exons ATGATGCCGTCTCGTACCAACCTGGCTACTGGAATTCCCAGTAGCAAAGTGAAATACTCAAGACTCTCTAGTACAGATGATGGCTACATTGACCTTCAG TTTAAGAAAAGCCCTCCTAAGATCCCATATAAGGCCATTGCGCTTGCTACAGTGCTGTTTTTGATTGGCGCCTTTCTCATTATCATAGGCTCCCTTCTGCTGGCAGGCCATATCAGCAAAGGG GGGGCAGACCGGGCTGTTCCTGTCCTGATCATTGGCATCCTGGTGTTCCTGCCAGGATTTTACCACCTGCGCATCGCCTACTATGCATCCAAAGGCTACCGGGGATACTCCTACGATGACATTCCAGACTTTGATGACTag
- the PCNA gene encoding proliferating cell nuclear antigen — translation MFEARLVQGSILKKVLEALKDLINEACWDISSSGVNLQSMDSSHVSLVQLTLRSEGFDTYRCDRNLAMGVNLTSMSKILKCAGNEDIITLRAEDNADTLALVFEAPNQEKVSDYEMKLMDLDVEQLGIPEQEYSCVVKMPSGEFARICRDLSHIGDAVVISCAKDGVKFSASGELGNGNIKLSQTSNVDKEEEAVAIEMNEPVQLTFALRYLNFFTKATPLSPTVTLSMSADVPLVVEYKIADMGHLKYYLAPKIEDEEGS, via the exons ATGTTCGAGGCGCGCCTGGTCCAGGGCTCCATCTTGAAGAAGGTGCTGGAAGCGCTTAAGGATCTCATCAACGAGGCCTGCTGGGACATCAGCTCAAGTGGCGTGAACCTGCAGAGCATGGACTCGTCTCATGTCTCCTTGGTGCAGCTAACCCTTCGCTCCGAGGGCTTCGACACTTATCGCTGCGACCGCAACTTGGCCATGGGCGTGAACCTCACCAG CATGTCCAAAATACTAAAATGTGCTGGCAATGAAGACATCATTACCTTACGAGCTGAAGATAATGCAGACACCTTGGCACTAGTATTTGAAGCTCCAA ATCAGGAAAAGGTTTCAGACTATGAAATGAAGTTAATGGATTTAGATGTTGAACAACTTGGAATTCCA GAACAGGAGTATAGCTGTGTAGTAAAGATGCCTTCTGGTGAATTTGCACGTATATGCCGAGATCTCAGTCATATTGGAGATGCTGTTGTAATTTCCTGTGCAAAAGATGGAGTGAAATTTTCTGCAAGTGGAGAACTTGGAAATGGAAATATTAAGTTGTCACAGACAAGTAATGTTGATAAAGAGGAGGAAGCT GTTGCCATAGAGATGAATGAACCAGTTCAGCTAACTTTTGCACTGAGGTAcctgaacttctttacaaaagcCACTCCACTCTCTCCTACAGTAACACTCAGTATGTCTGCAGATGTACCCCTTG TTGTAGAGTATAAAATTGCTGATATGGGACATTTAAAGTACTATTTGGCTCCCAAGATCGAGGATGAAGAAGGATCTTAG
- the TMEM230 gene encoding transmembrane protein 230 isoform X1 yields MMATLTFREKLTTKASRLWESSFFPDVMRSNLLKFKKSPPKIPYKAIALATVLFLIGAFLIIIGSLLLAGHISKGGADRAVPVLIIGILVFLPGFYHLRIAYYASKGYRGYSYDDIPDFDD; encoded by the exons ATGATGGCTACATTGACCTTCAG GGAGAAACTCACTACTAAAGCCAGCAGATTGTGGgaatcttccttctttcctgatgTCATGAGATCCAATTTATTAAAG TTTAAGAAAAGCCCTCCTAAGATCCCATATAAGGCCATTGCGCTTGCTACAGTGCTGTTTTTGATTGGCGCCTTTCTCATTATCATAGGCTCCCTTCTGCTGGCAGGCCATATCAGCAAAGGG GGGGCAGACCGGGCTGTTCCTGTCCTGATCATTGGCATCCTGGTGTTCCTGCCAGGATTTTACCACCTGCGCATCGCCTACTATGCATCCAAAGGCTACCGGGGATACTCCTACGATGACATTCCAGACTTTGATGACTag